From Sceloporus undulatus isolate JIND9_A2432 ecotype Alabama chromosome 6, SceUnd_v1.1, whole genome shotgun sequence, one genomic window encodes:
- the TSPAN13 gene encoding tetraspanin-13: MIILLLVFIIQFSVSCACLTLNKEQQSKLLEVGWNNTNNAKQDIERNLNCCGFRNISEEAECSAECVQTHTCQPCAPIMKEYSGMVLRFVGGIGLFFSFTEILGVWLTYRYRNQKDPRANPSAFL, from the exons ATGATAATTCTCTTGCTAGTGTTCATTATACAGTTTTCAGTCTCCTGTGCTTGTCTGACATTGAACAAGGAACAGCAG AGCAAGCTTCTAGAAGTTGGGTGGAACAACACAAATAATGCAAAACAGGATATTGAGAGGAATCTAAACTGTTGTGGATTCAGAAATATCAGTGAAGAAGCTGAGTGTTCTGCT GAATGtgttcaaacacacacatgtcaaCCCTGTGCACCGATAATGAAGGAATACTCTGGGATGGTACTAAGATTTGTTGGTGGCATTGGACTCTTCTTTAGTTTCACAGAG ATCTTAGGGGTATGGCTCACCTACAGATACAGGAATCAAAAGGATCCTCGTGCGAATCCAAGTGCATTTCTTTGA